The sequence GGAATATTTTATCTCAGATGGGGTATATTCGGACTCTCTCAGTGGAAAAGATGAGATATGTGTCAAATGTCTCGCTCTGTaacacattctctctcctctcagtttgACACGGTGCCCAACACAACAAGCTCCTCCAACAGTGTTACACTCAAAGGGTTCACCATGCACCTGGAGGTTAGAGACCAGGCAGGCAccatctcaattgcatactccccgtgtcctctctcctccttctcaacaCCCATTAGATGAGAAAGCCAGCGGTTACTCCCCTCTgatcttctcctccaatgggttttgaggagaGGACACTAGGAGTGTGCAATTTAAATTCTCCCACAGACACATACACGTCTATTTTGAACAACAGTAACTTGCTGCCTTGTCTCCTATCTGTGCCTCAAGGGAGTGGAGGACAGTAAGTTTTGGGCAGGTGGCGACGCCCCTCCCGAGGGTGAGCTGGGTATCCTTAATGTGTCCAGCCTCCACGTGTCCGCTATCCATGGCTCTGCCCACTCCCAGAATTCTCTGCGGCGCAGCGTGAGCCAGATGATGGACAGGAAGTCACTGACAGGGGAGGAGGAAGTGTGGGACTCTCACATTCAAGGCCACGACAGCGGGATGGTGAGACACCCTGAAATCTAGGCCCTGCTTAGAGGACGTTTCTTTGTTTGTTTATTaactcctcctttctccccctccctctttccatccatcATCCACCAGTTTATGGAGGACGAGGAGTTTGTCGACACTATTAAAGGCTTCAGCACGGTGCGGAAGGAACACACCATGTTTACCGACACTAACCTGTGACCTGCTGTGACCTTTGAAATCCACCCCTCACCTTGTCAGGTCAGACAGGTCGACTGGAGGGGCAGCCCCTCACAAAGGGAGGTCGGATGGGTACACAAAGCAAGCCATAGACATTCACTAATAACATCCTATTTGACTATGACTGCAACCGACCTACCAAACAGCACTCttgggttaaataaaaaatggaatACAAAAAACAAAAGTCCAAATATGACTAACTGAAGATAATCCAAGAAAAGGACTTGTCTTGCAAGCCAGGCTATTTGGTCATAATTCAGGGACAGAAATGTCACCATGAAAGAGAAGACTCCCGATGAGATAGAGGAACTGATAAGAGAGATAGGGAAATGTTCTCAGTGAACCTGTTCGTTTCAATGAGCAGTATCAAGGCATCCATTTATATTGAAATTTGTTTTGGGATTTCTTATAGCTACACTGACCTAAAATACAAAGAGAACAGTGTTTTCATTTTAAATAAACATATTTGTATATTGACTTGCTGTTGCTCTGAATGTAAGAATGCCTTTTGATAAGTCGCTGCACAATTTCTGTGTACAGATTGTATCTAATAAAAGTGTGGACCCATTTATTTTTGATAGTAACTTAAATGAGTAAAAAGGTGATTTAATACAATACCAAGTTTTGATCATGGATGCACCCTACAAACCAATAGCATGATACCAAGTCAACATATCATCATTTTATTCGAAATGAGCTCCAGATGCAATTCTGGCCCAAAAAGTTTGTACCACTAGTCAATAATATGGttacaaaacaaaaacacttACCGAATAAATTAATGTACTGTAGTACCACATGACAAGACATGTAAACATAAAAAACCCAAATGGGGGAAGAAATATAGTGGATTAAAAATAAATTAGTAGATATATACAAAATTTCAGGCAATTACAAAAGGCAGCCTTTTTTGTTGCTTGTGTTTATATAAATATAATTCTCTAGATAAAGTGTGGATATACGCTGATATGTTTGCTCAAATAGAGGGACCAGGCGACGAGAGGGGCAGAGCTTCATCTGAGTCAATAACCTTTTCTGATCTCCGTGACAACGCTGTGACGCTCCAAAACAACCCAAATTATTACTACTCAATTTGACTCCAGACCCCACCCAAGCGAGTATACATTTCAGTCCGGCTTAACTTTCTCATTGCAACGTGGTTCAATGCTAAGGATTCCTTTAGTGTGACATTATTGCTTACCATTCGTTTGATTTATCTGAAGTAAAAGTGCATGCAGCACATGCTAGGGCTTGTGAATGCTTTTGAAGCTAGCTACAATTGAAAGATAGTTGCATGTGATTCTGTACAGTACCTAGAGGTCGGCTGGCTTCCCTTACTAAACAAATCTACCTTCGGAGACTGAAACCCATCACCTCGTCACACTTTGATCCAGGGAAAAGCTTTCATTAGACACCATGATTCGACTTCTAATAGCGAGGACAGAACTGGCACTACCGTGGACTTCTTACCTGGGATGTCTAGTTGCTGTCTATAGGTGTCAGGCGGCTTCTCAATACTTTGTCCAGCAGTTACTACAATAGTAGTTTTACTATAGAGCTACAAGCTGATGCTACAACAACCACTTGGCTAGGTCTTCAGGTTCTAGCCTATACTTATCTGTAGCCTTATCAATCACTGATGTCATTATACTACTGCTCAGGCCAAGGTCTGACAAAACCTACTACATGGCTACTCAAGCTGCAGGACGCTGGGCTTGCTAATGTTaaaacatacccccccccccccaaacaaagaGTAACAACATCGCCACCACTGCTCTTGGTGTAGAGTAGTGATAGACTGGACCCGATCGGTTTGTGTGCGACTGCAATTATTGTGCACCGAGCTTAGTTACCTGCTGACGATTTGACAGGTTTGTGGGGTACCAAGCATAGCGTTGCCATGACAGATAGTGCTGGTGAAGGTTGGCGGTTGTGGATGTAGACAAGAGGTTATAGAAATGTTGGTGTTTGAAGGAGCTCTCCTGTCTTTGAACAGAAACCTCCCTACCTCCGTTACAATGTCTCCATAAGTACATACAACGATTTAGTGTTCTACTACTGTTGGACAAGAACAGATCATCGACTGATTACATCATCACTTGATCCTCAACACAACATCAAAGAGTTATTGGTTTTAAAAACAACATGGTAGGATCAACTCACAGCAATTACACCATTATTTCAACAACCTAATAATAGTGTTATATCCACTGAAATACTCAAATAACCCTGAACTTTCAGTACATACTAAGAGGTGAGGTATGAGGCAGGCAAGTTCACAGGGTCATAATGTAACAACATGTCACCAGGAGGGGTCAGAGGTTGACAGCTATTGTTTACATAAGAATGGTGATATCATAAGTGGCCACAGTACTGGCAGCAAAAAGTCCCTAATTTCTCTAAAACTACAGAAACAAAAAGCTGTACAAGCTTGTTCTTTCAGGTTACCTTCTAACTAACTTCTGTCATTATTTCCCTTTTTTGAGAAGTTATCAATTAAAAATACATGATCTATTTGTGCAATTTCCCCATTGTAGCATACAAAATAATGATTTATAATATGTCACTAGTGTAGCTCCCTAATCCTATGTACCAGCATGCAAAGACAAACTGACAGGGTTTGTGAAATGTACAAGAGATGGGGGGGGAAACAAGGCTTCTGAATCCCACTAATACCATAGTCTGTCATTAATTACTCTGATCCATAGGATCTCTCTGTTAAAGTGGAGCGCTCCCATTGGACTCCATGACTGATCCCACCCATAGAGGTTCAAGAAGCCTTATTTCCCCATCCCTCCTATATACCCCAGTCAGAGGGCATTggccagtctaacagaggaatgACGCATTCCAGTGGTCAAGTGACTTCTCCTTGTCTCCTCACCCTATTTCTTACTGATGTGAAAAGACAGACTGGTGAATGTAGAGACAGGAATTAGTTTCCCCTCTCAAGTTCTTTTACATTAGTGCAAACAGAGGATAGAAAATAAGTACAGAAAGACACTTTAGACAATGGAGAGTAATACTGCCAACAGGCTAACAGAGACACTAACATGCAGAGAAGACAAAACGAATGTGAGATTATAGCATTAGACCATTAAAACACACTTAAAAATCACATGTAAAAAGGTAAGGTAAAGCATCAGGTATTAAAATGTGTCGAGGGAAAAGATGTGGCGGGGGGGCGACGACTCCAACAGGAAGAGTCCACATCAGAGGGGTGGGGTTCTCCTTCCATTGGTATGTTCCAGAAATCTGCAGCTCCTGAGTGTGCCGTCCGAATGTTCTAGAACAGGGGGCTCCTCCACTAGGTCTATGTGGGACACAGTACTGCAGCGACAAGAATACACAGAAAACAGCTGTCAACCAATAAATGATCCACCAAATGAAAATATGTGCGTAAAAGAGGATTCATCGCACATGGAGGAGAGCCACAAAGGGACGAGAGGtttgaggaagaagagagggactCACTTAGGTGAACAGGACAGCACGCACGTGAACAGCTCTATAGTGCTAAAAGCTTGGCGGGAAGTGGGAGTGAGCAAGAGTGTTTGTGAGTCTAGGAGGGAGTGCGTGTAAGACAGAGGGTAAGTGAGTGTACACCATAGTCACAAGCACGGCAGAGTATACATTGAAGGGTGTCGTCTGGAAGGAGGTGTGTGAGGGGGCTCTTGACACTTtgcgtgtgtatgtatatatacatgtgtCCATGATTGTGAGAGTCTGTGTGCCTCACAAACCTCCACGTCCAGCCCTCTCATACCAGAGCTAGCGAGAGAGCAGCGCAGCAGAGACGAAAGACAAGGAGGGTAAAGGTCAAGATGGAAGGCTCAGTACAACCTTGCAGGCCTAGTATGACACACTTCAGGAAACAAAGAACACACTGGAAGTAGACCCTCCTAACAAAATGTCCTAACCCTTGTGTCCTGCAGTAACTTTCTTGGGCACTAGGTGGTAGTGAGACAGTCAATCTGGACAAAAGCGCTGTTTTGAATGGGAGTAATATTTTCTCAAAGGAATTGAGCATCTTTGAGAATGTACATCGCCGTGTGTGGTCTTTTGA is a genomic window of Oncorhynchus gorbuscha isolate QuinsamMale2020 ecotype Even-year linkage group LG12, OgorEven_v1.0, whole genome shotgun sequence containing:
- the si:ch211-57i17.5 gene encoding usherin isoform X1, whose amino-acid sequence is MPPPHTTTRTPALVEPTPPGGERAEGSNGDGSLFYRELWFIVLMTGVALVVLAIVLGIILHKALKRTPFTRERPPLVALPMQKRSPMAVYPPSDSYLVRRPNWFDTVPNTTSSSNSVTLKGFTMHLEGVEDSKFWAGGDAPPEGELGILNVSSLHVSAIHGSAHSQNSLRRSVSQMMDRKSLTGEEEVWDSHIQGHDSGMFMEDEEFVDTIKGFSTVRKEHTMFTDTNL
- the si:ch211-57i17.5 gene encoding usherin isoform X2, whose product is MPPPHTTTRTPALVEPTPPGGERAEGSNGDGSLFYRELWFIVLMTGVALVVLAIVLGIILHKALKRTPFTRERPPLVALPMQKRSPMAVYPPSDSYLFDTVPNTTSSSNSVTLKGFTMHLEGVEDSKFWAGGDAPPEGELGILNVSSLHVSAIHGSAHSQNSLRRSVSQMMDRKSLTGEEEVWDSHIQGHDSGMFMEDEEFVDTIKGFSTVRKEHTMFTDTNL
- the si:ch211-57i17.5 gene encoding usherin isoform X3, whose product is MHLMERGCLCPRHTPQHGHQHWELWFIVLMTGVALVVLAIVLGIILHKALKRTPFTRERPPLVALPMQKRSPMAVYPPSDSYLVRRPNWFDTVPNTTSSSNSVTLKGFTMHLEGVEDSKFWAGGDAPPEGELGILNVSSLHVSAIHGSAHSQNSLRRSVSQMMDRKSLTGEEEVWDSHIQGHDSGMFMEDEEFVDTIKGFSTVRKEHTMFTDTNL
- the si:ch211-57i17.5 gene encoding usherin isoform X4; amino-acid sequence: MTGVALVVLAIVLGIILHKALKRTPFTRERPPLVALPMQKRSPMAVYPPSDSYLVRRPNWFDTVPNTTSSSNSVTLKGFTMHLEGVEDSKFWAGGDAPPEGELGILNVSSLHVSAIHGSAHSQNSLRRSVSQMMDRKSLTGEEEVWDSHIQGHDSGMFMEDEEFVDTIKGFSTVRKEHTMFTDTNL